In Myxococcales bacterium, the following proteins share a genomic window:
- a CDS encoding PAS domain-containing sensor histidine kinase, protein MEHSRQPATLLLDQAPICILVVDRTGVIQAANVEAQALFGWTEGELVGSPIEVLVPGPLRRHHAESRARFAESPRKRTMGSSSRLEARHRDGHLFPVDVMLAPIDDGRVLAVVVDRSELRRVEDEARRGQATFRHVMENVQDIVYVVRTDDNPFAGRVELLSDHVSSVVGYAAADFITDPELWFRCIHPDDIPELSRATTAMFETGRPVVRRYRMRHKDSQEWRQMEDRAAPLPESLGRGGGYCGVARDVSAEHASSSRMMQTERLAALGLLASGVSHELGNPLTYVLASMDQAVSLLDSNPTELSRTKELLGDALEGARRMQAILADFAGMNRASSGVSLIDVRRAADLAARLASASLGDRTELVRRYTEVPPVRADETRLAQVVLNVLLNAAHAIPEGRDGHIVLTVERGGAAEVVLTVADDGDGMAPGVLGRVFEPFFTTKPPGIGTGLGLHVCRTLVREMGGDIKIESTGGQGACVRVVLPAAIV, encoded by the coding sequence ATGGAGCACAGCAGACAACCGGCCACACTGCTGCTCGACCAGGCGCCGATTTGTATTCTGGTGGTGGACCGCACGGGGGTGATCCAAGCCGCCAACGTGGAGGCGCAAGCCTTGTTCGGGTGGACGGAGGGTGAGCTGGTGGGGTCACCCATCGAGGTGCTCGTCCCCGGCCCGCTGCGTCGCCACCACGCCGAGTCCCGCGCGCGCTTCGCCGAGTCGCCCCGCAAACGAACCATGGGGAGCTCGTCTCGGCTCGAGGCGCGCCATCGGGACGGGCACCTGTTCCCCGTCGACGTGATGCTGGCGCCAATCGACGACGGGAGGGTGCTCGCGGTGGTCGTGGACCGCAGCGAGCTGCGCCGCGTCGAGGACGAGGCCAGGCGGGGCCAGGCGACCTTTCGCCACGTCATGGAGAACGTCCAAGACATCGTGTACGTCGTCCGCACGGACGACAACCCGTTCGCGGGTCGCGTCGAGCTCCTGAGTGATCACGTGTCGAGCGTCGTGGGTTATGCCGCCGCGGACTTCATCACCGATCCCGAGCTCTGGTTTCGCTGCATCCACCCCGACGACATCCCTGAACTTTCGCGGGCGACGACCGCGATGTTCGAGACCGGTCGGCCTGTCGTGCGGCGTTATCGCATGCGCCACAAAGACAGCCAAGAGTGGCGGCAAATGGAGGATCGCGCCGCGCCGCTTCCCGAGTCTCTCGGCCGCGGCGGCGGCTACTGCGGGGTCGCGCGGGACGTGAGCGCGGAGCACGCGTCTTCGTCGCGCATGATGCAGACGGAGCGACTGGCTGCGCTCGGTCTGCTGGCCTCCGGGGTGTCCCACGAGCTCGGCAACCCCCTGACCTACGTGCTGGCCAGCATGGACCAGGCCGTGTCCCTCCTCGACTCGAACCCCACCGAGCTCAGCCGAACCAAGGAGCTCCTCGGCGACGCGCTCGAAGGGGCCCGGCGCATGCAGGCCATCCTGGCGGACTTCGCGGGAATGAACCGCGCGTCGAGCGGGGTCAGCCTGATCGACGTACGTCGCGCCGCCGATCTTGCCGCGCGCCTGGCGTCGGCCTCCCTCGGCGACCGCACCGAGTTGGTGCGGCGCTACACGGAGGTTCCGCCCGTGCGCGCGGACGAGACCCGGCTGGCGCAGGTCGTCCTGAACGTGCTGCTCAACGCCGCGCACGCCATCCCGGAGGGGCGGGACGGCCACATCGTGCTGACGGTCGAGCGGGGCGGAGCCGCCGAGGTCGTGCTGACGGTCGCGGACGACGGGGACGGGATGGCACCCGGGGTCCTGGGCCGGGTATTCGAGCCGTTCTTCACGACCAAACCCCCGGGCATCGGGACCGGGCTCGGCCTGCACGTCTGTCGGACCCTGGTCCGCGAGATGGGCGGTGACATCAAAATCGAGAGCACGGGCGGCCAGGGGGCGTGCGTCCGGGTGGTGCTGCCGGCGGCGATCGTGTAG
- a CDS encoding metal ABC transporter ATP-binding protein, with amino-acid sequence MTETEETPSVLLSSVALEVGYLGDAILPPIDLSIRAGEFWAVIGRNGSGKTTWLKTMLGLLPPVRGRVEAGRPGLRLSYLPQRKAIDELYPLLARDVVRMGLDRRWSFLRPWLGGEPPEVEAALDEMGVLSLGDEPFRRLSEGQKQRVLFARLAVSQADVAVLDEPTSAMDQVAEHEAFTLLDALRKRHRLSIVIVSHYLGMVRRFADRALLLDRDTATAITGAPSEVFSDARFQARFSEHPPPDKTHEAEVV; translated from the coding sequence ATGACTGAGACCGAAGAAACCCCCAGCGTTCTCCTGTCGAGTGTCGCCCTCGAGGTCGGCTATCTCGGGGACGCCATCCTGCCGCCCATCGATCTGTCGATCCGGGCCGGAGAGTTCTGGGCGGTGATCGGTCGCAACGGCTCCGGCAAGACGACCTGGCTGAAGACCATGCTCGGCCTCTTGCCGCCCGTGCGGGGGCGCGTCGAGGCGGGGCGCCCGGGTTTGAGGTTGTCGTACCTGCCCCAGCGCAAAGCCATCGACGAGCTGTACCCGCTGCTCGCACGTGACGTCGTGCGCATGGGCCTCGACCGCCGCTGGTCCTTCTTGCGCCCGTGGCTCGGCGGCGAGCCACCCGAGGTCGAGGCTGCGCTCGACGAGATGGGAGTGTTGTCCCTCGGCGACGAGCCGTTCCGACGCCTCTCGGAGGGACAGAAACAACGCGTGCTGTTCGCGCGCCTGGCCGTCTCGCAGGCTGATGTTGCCGTGCTCGACGAGCCGACCAGCGCGATGGACCAGGTCGCCGAACACGAGGCGTTCACGCTGCTCGACGCTCTGCGCAAGCGGCATCGCCTCTCGATCGTGATCGTGAGCCACTACCTGGGCATGGTGCGCCGGTTTGCCGATCGCGCGCTGCTCCTCGATCGCGACACGGCCACGGCGATCACCGGCGCCCCTTCGGAGGTCTTCTCCGACGCGCGCTTCCAGGCGCGTTTCAGCGAACACCCCCCGCCCGATAAAACCCATGAGGCAGAAGTTGTCTGA
- a CDS encoding DUF2914 domain-containing protein, translated as MSSRVFLVSLCLASLVSACGRSKAPGVSREPLAKGALMKASPASPATPGGKPAPGNPAVDKAGPDKAAPDQATAGEVARPAKLSKASSAEASKSPDSPAAIRAEKNPSDPAAVGAGLTVKRLVVTRSIDNREPTEAGTLSASDEGPLMAFVEIENKADVADSVAITFEREGQKSVGHIKLEVPAKNSRWRTWGKTRQVRSPGTWIVRVRTSTGTELAAKTFVVE; from the coding sequence ATGTCCAGCCGCGTTTTCCTCGTTTCACTCTGTCTTGCTTCACTCGTGAGCGCCTGCGGGCGCAGCAAAGCCCCGGGTGTTTCCCGGGAACCGCTGGCGAAGGGCGCACTGATGAAAGCGAGCCCGGCGAGCCCAGCGACTCCGGGCGGCAAGCCAGCCCCGGGCAACCCCGCGGTCGACAAGGCGGGCCCCGACAAGGCTGCGCCCGACCAAGCAACCGCCGGCGAGGTGGCGAGACCCGCCAAGCTGAGCAAGGCCAGCTCGGCGGAGGCTTCGAAGTCCCCGGACTCACCCGCGGCGATCCGAGCGGAGAAGAACCCGAGCGACCCTGCCGCCGTGGGAGCGGGCCTCACGGTCAAGCGCCTGGTGGTCACCCGCAGCATCGACAATCGTGAGCCGACCGAGGCCGGAACCCTGAGCGCGAGCGATGAAGGCCCGCTGATGGCGTTCGTGGAGATCGAGAACAAGGCCGACGTGGCCGACTCCGTCGCGATCACCTTCGAGCGCGAGGGTCAGAAGAGTGTCGGACACATCAAGCTGGAGGTGCCCGCCAAGAACTCGCGCTGGCGCACCTGGGGCAAGACCCGGCAGGTGCGCAGCCCCGGGACGTGGATCGTGCGCGTCCGCACCAGCACGGGCACCGAGCTCGCGGCGAAGACGTTCGTCGTCGAGTGA
- a CDS encoding PPC domain-containing protein translates to MKTYFTTLGLGLTLLVTGCGGGDDNGAPKMDVIPDQIAAVGTELSVALRASDPDGDSITFSYKSDLGKISDRAQLVSGAGGTAVFKWVPIGADVGLHAFDFIASDGKDESRRTVAIDVKSSAGGAGSPVFIKPLGTGTTLDLGSKQCVDLPIVIQDADSTQVEIGQEAPLIDGATLEQTDGLVANWHWCPSPEQIGGGELHSLLLSATDGDNPKVLKDYLVVLQKGSKNDCPGDGPVIGHVPADKSTNQDLAIVADVSDDKGLKFPPLLMFSTKDPGANPDLAAMTQITMNQVSGDMVNGKWSASIPNPVADSPQGATAKLYYLIIANDNDDAEGDCDHQTRSPEPGSHSMTVTNAPSPGAKECDSCSSDTQCGGAADNCIFVASAKVCGIACLDDFDCPLSHECSPSPVLSVGGKNAKQCVPSSGKCGGAAIQCTDDSYEDNDSLTEVKTKPGMPPGTYQLKSCPAVATSFDDEDWYPIDISAEATVTGTLKGGTSSNLDLMLKDSAGKVVVSSANTGSQETITTCLAPGRYYFHVWAWSKAENSYSLTWSKSNGCVQQCVDDSSDTGGKNDDNKSQARDADIGGGPYKSASQQICSADDDWFKVFMVKDETIKATLKFTQTKASEDLDLYLYDIAGKQLTVCTEADPWTCDSTNGQSSSSNENLSWKIPVSGDYYVVVHGWEGASNKYDICIDYTSTSKTTNGCPPL, encoded by the coding sequence ATGAAAACTTACTTCACGACTCTCGGGCTCGGCTTGACGCTCCTCGTCACTGGATGCGGCGGAGGCGACGACAACGGTGCTCCGAAGATGGACGTCATCCCGGATCAAATCGCGGCCGTCGGTACCGAGCTGTCCGTCGCCCTCCGGGCTTCAGATCCGGACGGTGACTCGATCACGTTCAGCTACAAGTCGGACCTCGGCAAGATCAGTGATCGCGCCCAGCTGGTCAGCGGCGCGGGCGGGACCGCGGTGTTCAAGTGGGTGCCGATCGGGGCTGACGTCGGGCTGCATGCCTTCGACTTCATCGCGTCGGACGGCAAGGACGAGTCGCGGCGCACCGTTGCCATCGACGTGAAGTCCTCCGCGGGCGGCGCCGGGTCGCCGGTGTTCATCAAACCGCTGGGGACCGGCACTACCCTGGACCTGGGCAGCAAGCAGTGCGTCGACCTGCCCATCGTCATCCAGGACGCCGACAGCACTCAGGTCGAGATCGGACAAGAAGCTCCGCTCATCGACGGCGCAACCCTGGAGCAGACCGACGGCCTGGTCGCGAACTGGCACTGGTGCCCGAGCCCCGAGCAGATCGGCGGCGGGGAGCTGCACTCGCTGCTCTTGTCCGCGACCGATGGCGACAACCCCAAGGTGCTCAAGGACTACCTGGTCGTGCTGCAGAAGGGTTCGAAGAACGACTGCCCCGGGGACGGCCCGGTCATCGGCCACGTGCCCGCGGACAAGTCGACGAACCAGGATCTGGCCATCGTCGCCGACGTGAGCGACGACAAGGGCCTGAAGTTTCCGCCGCTCTTGATGTTCAGCACCAAGGATCCCGGTGCCAATCCCGATCTGGCCGCCATGACCCAGATCACCATGAACCAGGTGTCCGGCGACATGGTCAACGGCAAGTGGTCCGCGAGCATTCCGAACCCGGTCGCCGACTCGCCGCAAGGCGCGACCGCGAAGCTCTATTACCTGATCATCGCCAACGACAACGACGACGCCGAGGGGGACTGCGATCACCAGACTCGCTCGCCGGAGCCGGGCTCCCACAGCATGACGGTGACCAACGCCCCGAGCCCGGGCGCCAAGGAGTGTGACTCGTGCTCCAGCGACACGCAGTGTGGCGGCGCCGCCGACAACTGCATCTTCGTCGCCAGCGCCAAGGTATGTGGCATTGCTTGTCTCGACGACTTCGACTGCCCGCTCTCCCACGAGTGTTCGCCGTCCCCCGTGCTCAGCGTCGGGGGCAAGAACGCCAAGCAGTGTGTCCCCAGCTCCGGCAAGTGCGGCGGAGCCGCGATCCAGTGCACGGACGACTCGTACGAGGACAACGACTCACTGACCGAGGTCAAGACCAAACCGGGCATGCCGCCGGGCACCTATCAACTGAAGAGCTGCCCCGCAGTGGCGACGTCTTTCGACGACGAGGACTGGTACCCCATCGACATCTCGGCCGAGGCCACGGTCACCGGGACACTGAAGGGCGGCACGTCGAGCAACCTCGATCTGATGCTGAAGGACTCGGCGGGCAAGGTCGTGGTGAGCTCGGCCAACACCGGCTCCCAGGAGACCATCACGACGTGCCTCGCGCCGGGCCGGTACTATTTCCACGTCTGGGCCTGGTCCAAGGCGGAGAACTCGTACTCGTTGACCTGGTCCAAGAGCAACGGCTGCGTTCAGCAGTGCGTCGATGACTCGTCCGACACCGGCGGCAAGAACGACGACAACAAGTCCCAGGCCCGAGACGCCGACATCGGCGGCGGTCCGTACAAGTCAGCCAGCCAGCAGATCTGTTCGGCGGACGACGACTGGTTCAAGGTCTTCATGGTCAAGGACGAGACCATCAAGGCGACGCTGAAGTTCACCCAGACCAAGGCCAGCGAGGACCTCGATCTCTACCTGTACGACATCGCGGGCAAACAGCTCACGGTCTGCACCGAGGCCGACCCCTGGACGTGCGACAGCACCAACGGCCAGTCGAGCAGCTCGAACGAGAACCTGTCGTGGAAGATCCCGGTCTCCGGCGACTACTACGTGGTGGTGCACGGGTGGGAGGGCGCCTCCAACAAGTACGACATTTGCATCGACTACACGAGCACGAGCAAGACGACCAACGGATGTCCGCCGCTGTGA
- a CDS encoding metal ABC transporter permease encodes MGAARSAQEGAPTWSEFSHGWELGIYKDPVLCGVFAGVVLGVLGVFVVLRRAVFVTAAISQAAGLGVALSFLVGVWLHASIPPVVGALGLALAATGILTYRMQRMRLPRETLVGLVYLASSAGAVLVGDRIAQESQDIVSILFGTAVLVRPLDLVLVIGSGIVSLLIVTLSFRGLLFAGFDPEGASVHRLPVRLLDLSLWVLVAVEVSITTRAIGALPVFALSVAPAMAALALLERVRWTLIVAGVIGGLAGGLGYLFAFFYEFPVGASQATLALVFLLFCLPVARALRGSAV; translated from the coding sequence ATGGGCGCCGCCCGCAGCGCCCAGGAAGGCGCGCCGACCTGGTCCGAGTTCAGCCACGGCTGGGAGCTCGGGATCTACAAGGATCCGGTGCTGTGCGGCGTGTTCGCCGGCGTGGTGCTCGGGGTGCTCGGAGTGTTCGTCGTGCTCCGGCGGGCCGTATTCGTCACCGCCGCCATCAGCCAGGCCGCAGGGCTCGGTGTTGCGCTCTCGTTCTTGGTGGGGGTCTGGTTGCACGCCTCGATCCCACCGGTGGTGGGCGCGCTCGGGCTCGCGCTCGCAGCGACCGGGATCTTGACCTACCGCATGCAGCGCATGCGACTGCCACGCGAAACACTGGTGGGTCTCGTGTATCTCGCCTCCAGCGCGGGAGCGGTCTTGGTCGGCGATCGCATCGCCCAGGAGTCACAGGACATCGTCAGCATTCTGTTTGGCACGGCCGTGCTCGTGCGGCCGCTCGATCTCGTGCTGGTGATCGGCTCCGGCATCGTCTCACTTCTGATCGTCACGCTGTCCTTCCGCGGGCTCTTGTTCGCGGGGTTCGATCCCGAAGGAGCGAGCGTGCACCGCCTGCCTGTGCGCCTGCTCGATCTCTCGCTCTGGGTGCTGGTTGCGGTCGAGGTATCGATCACCACCCGAGCCATCGGTGCGCTGCCGGTCTTTGCGCTCTCGGTCGCGCCGGCGATGGCGGCCCTTGCGCTGCTCGAGCGGGTGCGCTGGACGTTGATCGTCGCCGGCGTCATTGGCGGCCTGGCCGGCGGTCTGGGTTACCTGTTTGCGTTCTTTTACGAGTTTCCGGTCGGCGCCTCCCAGGCCACTCTGGCCCTGGTTTTTCTGCTGTTTTGCCTGCCCGTCGCCCGTGCCCTGCGCGGCAGCGCGGTCTGA
- a CDS encoding zinc-regulated TonB-dependent outer membrane receptor, with protein sequence MFKAFPLSFALTLGAEVALAQATPPGARPSTPAEARAAAVGEIDGDPDASNETAPPPTAVPGKTAGPVTERAEPTSETDAVFADLEQELTPGAPPAVGAAARPESAASKPARGSASMNPDLSLVLDFAAAGFSTREHRQTGGHDPTRNGFNLQSLELSAKSVVDPYFRFDANLVFAEDGVEIEEVYGTTTDLPGGLQARFGQFLTRFGRINPTHPHAWDFVDQPFAIGRAFGAEGNRGPGVELSWLLPLPWYVELVASATHATGAGTARSFYAASDPGVDGPKDLLYVTALKQFFDLSSNWSLLVGTSGAFGPNDTGRDARTAIYATDLYLKYRPITRQSSTVVSLQTEVLYRRRQIPSLVWDVSGYSQAFVRFARRWGAALRYELGTPAYASDGAITIDPIDPDWTRTRHRVSANVSHWPSEFSRLRLQGSRDTASDGKGIWAAFLAAELVVGAHGAHAF encoded by the coding sequence TTGTTCAAAGCATTTCCCCTGTCGTTCGCGCTCACGCTGGGTGCAGAGGTCGCGCTCGCCCAGGCCACACCGCCAGGAGCGCGACCGAGCACGCCTGCCGAAGCACGAGCCGCCGCTGTCGGCGAAATCGACGGCGACCCCGACGCCAGCAATGAGACAGCACCGCCTCCGACAGCGGTCCCCGGCAAGACCGCGGGCCCCGTGACTGAGCGCGCGGAGCCGACTTCGGAGACCGACGCCGTGTTCGCCGATCTCGAACAGGAGCTGACGCCGGGCGCCCCGCCGGCCGTTGGCGCGGCGGCGCGTCCCGAGTCCGCCGCCTCGAAGCCGGCCCGCGGGAGTGCTTCGATGAACCCCGATCTGTCCCTGGTCCTGGATTTCGCCGCAGCCGGCTTCTCGACGCGCGAACACCGCCAGACCGGCGGCCACGACCCGACACGAAATGGTTTCAACCTGCAGTCGCTCGAGCTGTCGGCAAAGAGTGTCGTCGACCCCTACTTCCGCTTCGACGCCAACCTCGTGTTCGCGGAGGACGGCGTCGAGATCGAAGAGGTCTACGGGACGACCACCGACCTGCCGGGCGGACTTCAGGCGCGCTTCGGACAGTTCCTGACGCGCTTCGGCCGCATCAACCCGACCCACCCCCATGCCTGGGACTTCGTCGATCAGCCGTTTGCCATCGGGCGAGCGTTCGGCGCCGAAGGCAATCGAGGGCCTGGCGTCGAGCTGTCCTGGCTGTTGCCCTTGCCGTGGTACGTGGAGCTCGTCGCGTCCGCGACGCATGCGACCGGCGCCGGCACTGCCCGGAGCTTCTACGCGGCGAGTGATCCCGGAGTCGATGGCCCGAAGGATCTGCTCTACGTCACCGCGCTCAAACAGTTCTTCGATCTGTCATCCAACTGGTCGCTGCTGGTGGGCACTTCGGGCGCGTTCGGGCCGAACGACACCGGGCGCGACGCGCGCACCGCGATCTACGCGACCGACCTCTACCTGAAGTACCGGCCCATCACCCGCCAGAGCTCCACGGTCGTTTCGCTTCAGACCGAGGTGCTCTACCGCCGCCGCCAGATCCCGAGCCTGGTCTGGGACGTGAGCGGATACAGCCAAGCCTTCGTGCGCTTCGCGCGCCGCTGGGGCGCGGCCCTTCGCTACGAGCTCGGCACGCCGGCCTACGCCAGCGACGGCGCCATCACGATTGATCCCATCGATCCCGATTGGACCCGTACTCGGCATCGGGTCAGCGCCAACGTCAGCCACTGGCCGAGCGAGTTCTCTCGGCTGCGCCTGCAGGGATCCCGCGACACCGCGAGCGACGGAAAAGGAATTTGGGCGGCCTTCCTGGCCGCCGAGCTGGTCGTGGGAGCCCACGGCGCCCACGCATTCTAG
- a CDS encoding zinc ABC transporter substrate-binding protein, protein MNRWLGVLVLVALSAFGKTASATLAIVATTADLASIAKEVGGADVEVTSLSLHTQDPHFVDAKPHLALKLAKADLLIAIGLDLEIGWLPTLQTGSRNGKIQLGADGFLDCSDLIKVLDVPGGKVDRSQGDVHPQGNPHYMLDPRQAARVTKGIADRLAKLDGAHADAYRKNALAFIKKLGKATKGWEAKLGKVKGAKVVAYHKSIAYFSSWLGLDVVEYVEPRAGIPPNPHHVAHVIDVAKQAGVKALLQEAYYPAKNSEMIAKQVGATLVKLPGGPDFKGGKSYIAYLDGVVNQLLKIYGK, encoded by the coding sequence ATGAACCGATGGCTTGGTGTTCTGGTGCTCGTCGCGCTCTCGGCGTTCGGAAAGACCGCGAGCGCAACGCTCGCGATCGTGGCGACCACGGCCGATCTGGCCTCGATCGCCAAGGAGGTCGGCGGTGCGGACGTCGAGGTGACCAGCCTCTCGCTGCACACGCAAGACCCGCACTTCGTGGACGCCAAGCCTCACCTGGCTCTCAAGCTGGCCAAGGCCGACCTGCTGATCGCCATCGGCCTCGATCTCGAGATCGGCTGGCTGCCGACGCTCCAGACCGGCTCGCGCAACGGCAAGATCCAGTTAGGCGCGGACGGCTTCCTCGACTGCTCGGACCTGATCAAGGTGCTCGATGTGCCGGGGGGCAAGGTCGACCGCAGTCAAGGCGACGTGCACCCGCAGGGCAACCCGCACTACATGCTCGACCCCCGACAGGCCGCGCGCGTGACCAAGGGCATCGCCGACCGACTGGCAAAACTGGACGGCGCCCACGCCGATGCGTATCGCAAGAACGCGCTCGCGTTCATCAAGAAGCTGGGCAAGGCCACCAAAGGTTGGGAGGCGAAGCTCGGCAAGGTGAAGGGGGCGAAGGTGGTCGCGTACCACAAGTCGATCGCCTATTTTTCCAGCTGGCTCGGCCTGGACGTCGTCGAGTACGTCGAGCCCCGCGCCGGCATTCCGCCGAATCCGCATCACGTCGCGCACGTGATCGACGTTGCCAAGCAGGCCGGCGTGAAGGCGCTCCTGCAGGAGGCCTATTACCCGGCAAAGAACAGCGAGATGATCGCCAAACAGGTCGGCGCGACGCTCGTGAAACTACCCGGCGGCCCCGACTTCAAGGGCGGCAAGAGTTACATCGCGTACCTCGACGGCGTCGTGAATCAGCTGCTCAAGATCTACGGCAAGTGA
- a CDS encoding alpha/beta hydrolase — MIEPSARRIPIPTGLTLSVLEWGQELQGQRPSVILVHGFLDMAWGFAPLVAQGLGDRHILAVDMRGHGDSDRVGAGGYYHFMDYVADLAGLVAVLGSAQVALVGHSMGGSIAAYYAGAFPERVERLALLEGLGPPEDETAPPVRARHWVQAWQRIAAGEGRRYASVDAAAARLRHADPLLSDELSLFFAERGTNALPSGERSFKHDPLHVTRGPYPFRMDSAQAFWRAITCPVLLMDGAESPFRSLENLEERVACLPGAESVTINDASHMLQRHQPEAVARALRAFLG, encoded by the coding sequence GTGATCGAACCGAGCGCGCGTCGCATCCCCATCCCGACCGGGCTGACCCTCTCGGTGCTCGAGTGGGGTCAAGAGCTTCAGGGTCAGCGGCCATCGGTCATCCTCGTGCACGGCTTCCTGGACATGGCCTGGGGTTTTGCGCCGCTCGTGGCCCAGGGGCTCGGCGACCGTCACATCCTTGCCGTAGACATGCGCGGACACGGCGACAGTGATCGCGTCGGCGCCGGTGGGTACTACCACTTCATGGACTACGTCGCCGATCTCGCGGGGCTGGTCGCGGTCCTCGGCTCCGCGCAGGTCGCGCTCGTGGGGCACTCGATGGGCGGGAGCATTGCGGCCTACTACGCCGGTGCGTTCCCCGAGCGCGTCGAGCGGCTGGCACTGCTCGAGGGCCTGGGGCCCCCCGAGGACGAGACCGCGCCCCCCGTTCGTGCCCGGCACTGGGTGCAGGCCTGGCAGCGCATCGCCGCGGGGGAAGGCCGGCGCTACGCCAGCGTTGATGCCGCAGCGGCACGCCTGCGTCACGCCGATCCCCTGCTGTCCGACGAGCTCTCGCTGTTCTTCGCCGAGCGCGGCACGAACGCGCTGCCGAGCGGTGAGCGCAGCTTCAAGCACGACCCGCTGCACGTGACCCGCGGGCCCTACCCGTTCCGGATGGACTCGGCGCAGGCCTTCTGGCGCGCCATCACCTGCCCGGTGCTCTTGATGGATGGGGCCGAGTCTCCGTTTCGATCTCTGGAGAACCTCGAAGAGCGGGTGGCGTGCCTACCCGGCGCCGAGAGCGTGACCATCAACGATGCGTCCCACATGTTGCAACGCCATCAACCGGAGGCCGTCGCGCGCGCGCTCCGGGCGTTCCTCGGCTGA